From Zingiber officinale cultivar Zhangliang chromosome 5B, Zo_v1.1, whole genome shotgun sequence, the proteins below share one genomic window:
- the LOC121987082 gene encoding CRIB domain-containing protein RIC11-like: MTKKMMLNDEDFSLKSFSAAMAIKMKGIFKGIRYIFGSVQKEHEMEIGHPTDVKHIAHVGFDNAPNAQGASPSWMNSYKTSRDFSSGSLSNFDFTENSWASLDFEQRELQSAADLEILTEHPCPDLPRAPKSSKGKKKAKSSSSTRSSAASTDSYSTAMEDVGDQFRGPFRIYVN, from the exons ATTTCTCTCTCAAAAGCTTCTCTGCTGCAATGGCAATCAAGATGAAGGGGATCTTTAAAGGAATCAGATACATCTTCG GCTCTGTTCAGAAGGAGCATGAGATGGAAATAGGACATCCAACAGATGTGAAGCACATTGCTCATGTCGGATTCGACAATGCTCCTAATGCTCAAGGAGCCTCGCCGTCTTGG ATGAATAGCTACAAGACTTCGCGAGATTTCTCCTCCGGCTCGCTCAGTAACTTCGATTTCACAGAGAACTCTTGGGCTTCTTTAG ATTTTGAACAAAGGGAGCTTCAATCTGCAGCAGATCTTGAGATTTTGACAGAGCATCCATGTCCAGACTTACCAAGAGCTCCTAAAAGTTCCAAAGGAAAAAAGAAGGCGAAGTCCTCTTCCTCAACAAGATCTTCTGCAGCATCAACCGATTCATACTCCACTGCGATGGAGGATGTTGGTGACCAATTCAGGGGCCCATTCAGAATTTATGTAAATTAG
- the LOC121986143 gene encoding protein JASON-like, giving the protein MRGCHVRKPPPRRRKLKGSIASPLSSIRCSMAGSRFRLIKEVLGFFESVLVGCLFGCFRVKDDARRKTNSSAKTSRLEEQANFIKNCPSLSKVPEGTGEIFNGVFAQTPGEDDLPSNLPSQPTLSGLTSDLNGQNDHIQEGLAKPEDTSSRHDNIESCMIEQLQTVSNILEFDVNTCASQLDCQQESVSLDVSPSHIDSKTVNLDSDSPFPTPLNINEELQTPGTFFRVNLDNRRTGKHARIRNQYIYPVLKPVENLPQWIALRQQSLLNVKSDESFEPQLKIPAADSRKRSNQVLPDTLYNGHNFIFQSPSRNGSQEENLFSFNKSRYNESMGISAHVSGSTGDIEPETPNLMFSSLSKRLKRPILNNEKGSITPISNEQCHEMNNNADRPIIGTAAAYWNDAELLLDFQKEWDGNGIPNTTTKYKEDQKVNWHATPFEERLEKVLSADKHLPQRKLLYRESKEIEEESMET; this is encoded by the exons ATGAGGGGATGCCACGT GCGGAAACCACCACCCCGGCGACGGAAGTTGAAGGGCTCGATCGCCTCGCCGCTCTCCTCGATCCGTTGTTCCATGGCTGGATCCAGGTTTCGCCTGATCAAAGAAGTCTTAGGGTTTTTCGAATCCGTGCTAGTGGGTTGTCTCTTCGGCTGCTTCCGGGTCAAGGATGATGCGCGGAGGAAGACCAACTCAAGCGCCAAGACAAGCCGCCTCGAGGAACAG gctaattttatcaaaaattgtcCTTCGCTATCAAAAGTTCCTGAAGGAACAGGGGAAATATTTAATGGAGTATTTGCCCAGACTCCTGGGGAAGATGACTTGCCTTCAAATCTTCCGTCTCAACCTACATTGAGTGGCTTGACTAGTGATTTGAATGGGCAAAATGATCATATACAGGAAGGCCTTGCAAAGCCTGAAGATACTTCAAGTCGGCATGACAATATTGAGAG TTGCATGATAGAGCAGCTTCAAACTGTGTCTAACATTCTGGAGTTTGATGTGAATACTTGTGCATCTCAACTTGATTGCCAGCAAGAATCAGTTAGTTTAGATGTTTCTCCATCACACATTGATAGCAAGACCGTAAACCTCGATAGTGATTCACCTTTTCCAACACCATTAAACATTAATGAAGAATTGCAGACCCCTGGAACGTTCTTTCGAGTTAACTTGGATAACCGTAGGACTGGAAAGCATGCAAGGATTCGCAATCAGTACATATATCCAGTTCTAAAACCAGTAGAAAATCTACCTCAATGGATTGCACTGCGGCAACAATCTTTATTGAATGTTAAGTCGGATGAATCTTTTGAGCCACAATTGAAGATTCCTGCAGCAGATAGTCGAAAAAGAAGCAACCAGGTTTTACCTGACACATTGTATAACGGTCACAATTTTATCTTTCAATCGCCAAGTAGAAATGGGAGCCaagaagaaaatttattctcATTCAACAAATCTCGGTACAATGAATCAATGGGTATCTCAGCTCATGTTTCAGGTAGCACAGGAGACATTGAGCCTGAAACTCCAAATCTCATGTTCTCAAGTTTGTCCAAGAGGTTGAAACGTCCAATTTTGAATAATGAGAAAGGATCGATTACACCAATTTCTAATGAACAATGTCATGAGATGAACAATAATGCTGATAGGCCTATAATTGGCACTGCTGCTGCTTACTGGAATGATGCTGAGCTCCTTTTGGACTTCCAGAAAGAATGGGATGGCAATGGAATCCCAAACACTACAACTAAATATAAGGAG GATCAAAAAGTGAATTGGCATGCAACTCCATTTGAAGAGAGGTTAGAGAAGGTATTATCTGCCGACAAGCATTTGCCTCAAAG GAAACTTTTGTACAGAgaatcaaaagagatagaggaagaaAGCATGGAAACTTAG
- the LOC121986147 gene encoding protein RGF1 INDUCIBLE TRANSCRIPTION FACTOR 1-like, producing MRRRGGECGSAVAAMPGWLGRLMEESFFVGCGAHGSRRKNEKNIFCLDCRTSICPHCAPSHPSHSLLQVRRYVYNDVVRLEDLERLIDCSCVQPYTINSAKVIFLKPRPQSRPFKGSGNLCLMCDRILQEPFHFCSLSCKVDRVMLKGEESSRMLFRLNELDFASNRLENLRVGGAELAEDDDGPSTGEKRHRGGFFPQIVQLAPLSSRRKGAPQRSPLS from the exons ATGCGGAGAAGAGGAGGCGAGTGCGGATCGGCGGTGGCAGCGATGCCGGGATGGCTGGGGAGGTTGATGGAGGAGAGCTTCTTCGTGGGATGCGGCGCCCATGGAAGCCGCAGGAAGAACGAGAAGAACATCTTCTGCCTCGATTGTCGCACCAGCATCTGCCCCCACTGCGCCCCTTCCCACCCTTCGCACTCGCTCCTCCAG GTGAGGCGATATGTGTACAACGACGTCGTTCGGCTGGAGGATCTGGAGAGGCTCATAGATTGCTCCTGCGTTCAG CCTTACACTATCAACAGCGCCAAAGTAATTTTTCTCAAGCCAAGGCCGCAATCGAGGCCTTTCAAGGGCTCTGGAAACCTCTGCTTAATGTGCGACAGAATCCTCCAAGAACCCTTCCACTTCTGCTCCCTCTCGTGCAAGGTGGACCGTGTGATGCTAAAAGGGGAGGAGTCGTCCAGGATGTTGTTCAGGTTGAACGAGTTGGATTTCGCCTCCAATCGCTTGGAGAACCTTCGCGTGGGCGGAGCAGAACTCGCCGAGGACGACGATGGCCCGAGCACCGGCGAGAAGAGGCACAGGGGCGGTTTCTTCCCGCAAATAGTCCAGCTCGCGCCGTTGAGCAGCAGGCGGAAGGGAGCTCCTCAGAGGTCTCCTCTCAGCTGA
- the LOC121986145 gene encoding probable mannitol dehydrogenase → MENGNIAAASPEEVRRSPAFGWAASDTSGILSPFTFSRRKNGENDVTIKILYCGICHSDLHSVKNEWQNSVYPIVPGHEIVGVVTEVGGKVDRFKVGDHAGVGCMVNSCRSCHQCAGHHENHCPGMILTYNSTDADGTVTYGGYSDSVVVEEHFAVRFPAGMPLDRGAPLLCAGITVYSPMKRFGFDVPGKHIGVVGLGGLGHVAVKFGKAFGAKVTVISTSPSKRQEAVERLGADAFLVSKDPDEMKAAWGTMDGIINTVSAAHEVTPLLSLLKTFGQMVMVGAPEKPLEIYAFPLLLGGKSIVGSAIGGMKETQEMIDFAAEHNLTADIELISMDYVNKAMERVAKADVRYRFVIDIGNTLSAT, encoded by the exons ATGGAGAACGGGAACATCGCCGCCGCATCGCCGGAGGAGGTCCGCCGCAGCCCTGCTTTCGGATGGGCCGCCAGTGACACCTCAGGCATCCTCTCGCCTTTCACATTCTCCCGGAG GAAAAATGGAGAGAACGATGTGACCATCAAGATCTTGTACTGCGGCATCTGCCACTCCGACCTCCACTCCGTCAAGAACGAGTGGCAAAACTCCGTCTACCCGATCGTGCCTGG TCACGAGATCGTCGGCGTTGTCACCGAGGTGGGCGGCAAAGTGGACAGGTTCAAGGTGGGCGACCACGCCGGGGTGGGCTGCATGGTCAACTCCTGCCGCAGCTGCCACCAGTGCGCGGGGCACCACGAGAACCACTGCCCCGGCATGATCTTGACCTACAACTCCACCGACGCCGACGGCACCGTCACCTACGGCGGCTACTCCGACTCCGTCGTGGTGGAGGAGCACTTCGCGGTGCGGTTCCCGGCGGGCATGCCGCTCGACCGCGGCGCGCCGCTGCTCTGCGCCGGCATCACGGTCTACAGTCCCATGAAGCGCTTCGGGTTCGACGTCCCCGGGAAGCACATCGGAGTGGTGGGGCTCGGCGGGCTCGGCCACGTCGCCGTCAAGTTCGGGAAGGCCTTCGGCGCCAAGGTGACGGTGATCAGCACGTCGCCGAGCAAAAGGCAGGAGGCCGTGGAGCGACTGGGCGCCGACGCTTTCCTGGTCAGCAAAGACCCCGATGAGATGAAGGCCGCTTGGGGAACCATGGACGGCATAATCAACACAGTCTCAGCAGCTCATGAAGTGACTCCATTGCTGTCTCTTCTCAAAACTTTTGGACAAATGGTCATGGTCGGTGCACCAGAGAAGCCATTAGAGATCTATGCTTTCCCCTTACTTCTAG GTGGGAAATCTATCGTAGGGAGTGCAATTGGTGGGATGAAGGAGACTCAGGAGATGATAGATTTTGCGGCAGAGCACAATCTGACGGCAGATATCGAGCTTATCAGCATGGATTATGTGAACAAAGCCATGGAGAGGGTCGCAAAGGCTGATGTCCGCTATCGATTTGTTATCGATATCGGGAACACTTTGAGTGCTACTTGA